In one Mycoplasmopsis canis PG 14 genomic region, the following are encoded:
- a CDS encoding beta-N-acetylglucosaminidase domain-containing protein encodes MNIKKVIKFIASAAISSGLVAFISTNEATSSAETTSRVNHKEYKIYPTVHSIEYLNKRFIITPSINLVLEHGIDEATVARFEETLKLKNISYQKSRRIVKDKTNILIGLKNNKDTFVDDYVSSNSITFSDGIFNKTDSYVLNSQSNVITLYASESDASFYGVTSLWHIFNQLNGTEIEEFKIEDYADIKTRGVIEGYYGNPWTTDDRLSYMKWGSYYKLNGYFYAPKDDPKHIDKWRELYTDEELKNKIKPLAIEGNKTKVRYIYTLHPFKSNRLEQNTYDTDLQALKAKFMQVIKVGVRQIGILADDFTKPNQDLQLKLLQDMVAWLKELKNNEYPDMKVTLPYVVHEYAGQGESHFRNFPEEVQIVMTGGKIWGEVSETFTNNFTNNTGRGPLLWINWPCSDNSKNHLIMGGYKEFLHKNVDPEKVQGIIFNPMQQNEPSKVAIFGGAEYSWNIWKTDEHINNVYNDSFKYVANNSLIENDESRALRELSKHMINQHMDNRVVALQESVELAPKLTTLLNKLNDLSYTEDELNTLRTEFLELHNHAKTLKETSVNRRLFDQMNPWINSAHQLFEGLVKAIDALKELKSNNVSDFSDYLADAKELISQARTSNGFLYLNHIEYAEVGVQHIQPFASKILKFMSDKQSETLNPDGVELVTTITSNLGNSTGAPAENALDPLNTSDVIYKRSNNKIQTNDYIQADFNKPINLKDIFIQMAGGTDHFYNARFEYKLEGSADWQQVQGSSEISKPRNDVSPYEVSSLNIENVVAIRLISTSTTNNNNDNGWLRLKNFLVNKGEINIVPTYYSGATISNDDTTLVNAGQSQSNILDNNHSSEWWLKTGQGKDFIDQESTLAIKYDEEKVITKVLIEQGSSRSNDVLRNAEVQYWDKSSSTWKKFGSANIDNSLKQIISGYAVTNKLRIVNKQKVQVWWRLGTFKAGGPQNGLILPNSIRGHNINIATNAAINDRARNNRLRYILDGDDNSLAWMSRNNGQNIQNGDGIDVLFGIPKEISSIRILQDTGDKMSHLKVQKLFNGEVTDLGELSFDGGETEKIFKVPSNAGVMTGIRIISNRNTTTWWKLKSVDITDRETPSSKYLHTTIQENSHLLTLKDEDTFKLWTKDKETETTNYEIPANGYLGIDLKDLYKIKSVEASFTETENIKLKASISGYTWIDLDPSNLPEKRNFRYIMLQNTSEQPISVPFNKLTVITEPKAIFGRLVTSNIPTNSSWGDTRYNGNAFDTDLRSQTKFGGNPSANNYAIYDLGTEVDLHSLRIYTSDNTVDFPRNIDVQISNAQDGEYETVFSINDAGSETFNGTLQASGYGQVDSNYPNIKYWGNDNIANKKARYIKLLIKNNYPTRALIINEIVVNRGEYISLETDPRFDGENFVEIDAKSRPENMLDNNFDTSYKPAKSNGNVTLNVDPEEFVGKNLRVISEGESGINTTIKAIVYDTTTSTQKEVSLGVLSNSVTSFNLPKEEGMKIVGFNFSWTDKKPIITEVLGYVEKNNVQVNKEELRVLSSTVPTGFENWIQLSKDKFNKEKATADSVLDSASVTQETVDNAKRALQRAINEAQVKADKRELEEIVSSALNNEDKSYTDSSFFEYNKALGAIKHELTQTENLTQNKLDELKRNVENARSALEYSKLNQQIAELNVAKFEKLIKNNYTEQSYLTLQQKVNEIKQKLSDNSISPTQYADLNKEFNKLFDQLEKTELGALINEYNSFKETKSYPFIDNYGFNWNNLSQPLSEKILELDKIIEAENVTEVQVRTILNQLQETTFKAISDRDEKINSLKTLVENTRDNEDKLFTEETFEVYASIVNEIKSVINLDDVSPEQIDLLTSKFNEAKEGLKFDETKLNEAKRKAKNSLNSLDDKKDFAEKIENATTVADVSNIIDLIQNEIIKQEASRKIENFKNKLNNLVSRVKNSEAKNVLSNLIASIDNEKDYEDLNERILNEIKNELVQEIEKELLKVKNERKVSLFKKNLKDANSISDLEFLLEKIKQENAKPIETPKNKNNDNKKVSKLGLIMGASISSILIISGIVYTFIFKRNKK; translated from the coding sequence ATGAATATTAAAAAAGTTATAAAATTTATAGCTAGTGCAGCTATATCTAGCGGACTTGTTGCTTTTATTAGTACAAATGAAGCAACTAGTTCAGCAGAAACTACAAGCAGAGTTAATCATAAAGAGTATAAAATATATCCAACAGTACATTCTATTGAATATTTGAACAAAAGATTTATTATTACACCTTCTATAAATTTAGTATTGGAACACGGCATTGATGAAGCTACTGTGGCAAGATTTGAAGAAACATTAAAATTGAAAAATATTTCTTATCAAAAATCAAGAAGAATAGTAAAAGACAAAACTAATATTTTGATTGGTTTAAAGAATAACAAAGATACTTTTGTAGATGACTATGTATCAAGCAATTCTATTACTTTTTCAGATGGAATTTTTAACAAAACTGATAGTTATGTTTTAAATTCTCAAAGTAATGTTATTACCTTATATGCTTCTGAAAGTGATGCAAGTTTTTATGGGGTTACTTCATTGTGACATATTTTTAATCAATTAAATGGAACTGAAATAGAAGAGTTTAAAATAGAAGATTATGCTGATATTAAAACAAGAGGTGTAATTGAAGGATACTATGGGAACCCATGAACAACAGATGATAGACTAAGTTACATGAAGTGAGGTAGTTATTACAAATTAAATGGTTACTTTTATGCACCAAAAGATGACCCGAAACATATCGATAAGTGAAGAGAACTTTACACCGATGAAGAACTCAAAAATAAAATTAAACCTTTAGCTATTGAAGGTAATAAAACTAAAGTTCGTTATATTTACACACTACACCCATTTAAATCAAACAGATTAGAACAAAATACATACGATACTGATCTTCAAGCATTGAAAGCAAAGTTTATGCAAGTTATCAAAGTCGGAGTTAGGCAAATTGGTATTTTAGCGGACGATTTCACAAAACCAAATCAAGATTTACAACTAAAATTATTACAAGATATGGTTGCTTGATTAAAGGAACTTAAAAATAATGAATATCCAGATATGAAGGTAACTTTACCATACGTTGTTCACGAGTATGCAGGACAAGGAGAATCGCATTTTAGAAACTTCCCTGAAGAAGTACAAATAGTAATGACAGGAGGAAAAATATGGGGAGAAGTTTCAGAAACCTTTACTAATAATTTTACAAACAACACTGGACGTGGGCCATTGCTATGAATTAATTGACCATGTTCTGATAATTCAAAAAACCATTTAATAATGGGCGGTTATAAAGAGTTTTTACATAAGAATGTTGACCCTGAAAAAGTGCAAGGGATAATATTTAACCCAATGCAACAAAATGAACCATCTAAAGTAGCTATTTTTGGTGGTGCAGAATATTCATGAAACATTTGAAAAACAGATGAACACATTAATAATGTTTATAATGATTCATTTAAATATGTGGCTAATAATTCTTTAATTGAAAATGATGAATCACGTGCATTACGTGAATTGTCAAAACATATGATTAATCAGCATATGGATAACAGAGTTGTTGCTCTTCAAGAATCAGTAGAATTAGCTCCAAAATTAACAACTTTATTAAATAAACTAAATGATTTAAGTTATACCGAAGATGAGTTAAATACTTTAAGAACTGAGTTTTTAGAGCTTCATAACCATGCTAAAACACTTAAAGAAACATCCGTAAATAGAAGATTATTCGACCAAATGAATCCATGAATTAATTCAGCGCATCAATTATTTGAGGGGTTAGTTAAAGCTATTGATGCGTTAAAAGAATTAAAATCAAATAACGTTTCTGATTTTAGTGATTATTTAGCAGATGCTAAAGAATTAATTTCTCAAGCTAGAACTTCAAATGGTTTTTTATACTTAAATCATATAGAATATGCAGAAGTAGGTGTGCAACACATTCAACCATTTGCATCTAAAATCCTTAAATTTATGTCTGATAAACAATCTGAAACTTTAAATCCAGATGGAGTTGAATTAGTAACAACAATTACATCAAACTTAGGCAATTCAACTGGTGCACCTGCAGAAAATGCATTGGATCCATTGAATACTTCTGATGTTATATATAAAAGAAGTAATAACAAGATTCAAACAAATGATTACATTCAAGCAGACTTTAATAAGCCAATTAATTTAAAAGATATATTTATTCAAATGGCTGGTGGTACAGATCACTTTTACAATGCAAGATTTGAGTACAAACTAGAAGGTTCTGCCGATTGACAACAAGTGCAAGGTTCATCCGAAATATCCAAGCCTAGAAATGATGTTTCGCCTTATGAAGTTTCATCTTTAAATATTGAAAATGTTGTTGCTATTAGATTGATTTCAACATCTACAACAAATAATAACAATGATAATGGTTGATTAAGATTAAAGAATTTTCTTGTAAATAAAGGAGAAATAAATATTGTTCCAACTTACTATTCTGGAGCAACAATAAGCAATGATGATACAACTTTAGTTAATGCAGGTCAATCACAGAGTAATATTTTGGACAATAATCATTCATCAGAATGATGATTAAAAACAGGGCAGGGGAAAGATTTCATTGATCAAGAATCGACATTAGCAATTAAATATGATGAAGAAAAAGTTATAACTAAAGTTTTAATCGAGCAAGGAAGTAGCCGTTCTAATGATGTTTTAAGAAATGCTGAAGTTCAATATTGAGATAAGAGTTCATCTACTTGAAAGAAATTTGGTTCAGCCAACATTGATAACTCTCTTAAACAAATTATTTCTGGATATGCTGTAACTAATAAATTAAGAATTGTCAATAAACAAAAAGTACAAGTATGATGAAGGCTAGGTACGTTTAAAGCTGGCGGGCCACAAAATGGTCTTATATTACCTAATTCTATTCGTGGACATAATATTAACATAGCTACAAATGCCGCTATAAATGATAGAGCTAGAAATAACAGACTCAGATACATATTAGATGGTGATGACAATTCATTAGCTTGAATGTCAAGAAATAATGGTCAAAATATTCAAAACGGTGATGGTATAGATGTGCTTTTTGGGATACCTAAAGAAATTAGTTCTATTAGGATATTACAAGATACAGGTGACAAAATGTCGCACCTTAAAGTACAAAAATTGTTTAATGGTGAAGTTACAGATTTAGGCGAGTTATCATTTGATGGTGGAGAAACCGAAAAAATATTTAAAGTCCCATCAAATGCTGGTGTAATGACCGGAATTCGCATTATTTCAAACAGAAATACAACTACATGATGAAAATTAAAATCTGTCGATATTACAGATAGAGAAACACCTAGTTCTAAATACTTACACACAACTATTCAAGAAAATTCTCATCTTTTAACACTAAAAGATGAAGATACATTTAAGCTTTGAACAAAAGATAAAGAAACAGAAACTACAAACTACGAAATTCCTGCAAACGGTTATTTAGGTATTGATCTTAAAGATTTATATAAAATAAAATCTGTTGAAGCATCATTTACTGAAACAGAAAACATTAAGTTAAAAGCTTCTATTTCAGGTTATACATGAATTGATCTTGATCCATCTAATTTACCAGAAAAAAGAAACTTTAGATATATAATGCTTCAAAATACTTCTGAACAACCTATTTCTGTTCCATTTAACAAATTAACTGTGATAACTGAACCTAAAGCAATTTTTGGTAGATTAGTAACTTCTAATATTCCTACTAACTCATCATGAGGAGATACAAGGTATAATGGTAATGCTTTTGATACTGACCTTAGATCTCAAACAAAATTTGGTGGTAACCCTTCGGCAAATAATTATGCTATTTATGACTTAGGGACAGAAGTGGATTTACATTCTCTAAGAATTTATACTTCTGATAATACAGTTGATTTTCCTAGAAATATAGATGTTCAAATAAGTAATGCTCAAGATGGTGAATATGAAACTGTATTTAGTATCAACGATGCAGGATCTGAAACATTTAATGGAACATTGCAAGCTTCTGGATATGGTCAAGTTGATTCAAATTACCCAAATATCAAATATTGAGGCAATGACAATATAGCAAACAAAAAAGCTAGATATATTAAACTACTTATTAAAAATAATTACCCAACAAGAGCACTTATTATTAATGAAATTGTAGTTAATAGAGGAGAATATATTTCCTTAGAAACAGATCCTAGATTTGATGGGGAGAATTTTGTTGAAATCGATGCTAAGTCAAGACCAGAGAATATGTTAGATAACAATTTTGATACTTCATATAAACCAGCTAAAAGCAACGGAAATGTAACACTAAATGTTGATCCAGAAGAATTTGTTGGAAAAAACCTTAGAGTAATTTCTGAAGGTGAATCAGGAATCAACACAACAATAAAGGCTATCGTATATGATACAACTACATCCACTCAAAAAGAAGTTTCTTTAGGTGTTTTATCTAACTCAGTAACTTCATTCAATTTACCTAAAGAAGAAGGCATGAAAATAGTTGGATTTAATTTTTCATGAACAGATAAAAAACCGATTATTACCGAAGTTTTAGGTTATGTAGAAAAAAATAATGTTCAAGTAAATAAAGAAGAACTAAGAGTTCTTTCTTCAACAGTACCAACTGGTTTTGAAAATTGAATTCAGTTATCAAAAGATAAATTTAATAAAGAGAAAGCGACTGCAGATAGTGTATTAGATTCTGCAAGCGTCACACAAGAAACAGTTGATAACGCTAAAAGAGCATTGCAAAGAGCTATTAACGAAGCTCAAGTTAAAGCAGATAAAAGAGAACTTGAAGAAATTGTTTCATCAGCTTTAAATAATGAAGATAAATCATATACAGATAGTTCATTCTTCGAATATAATAAAGCTCTTGGCGCAATTAAACACGAGCTAACTCAAACAGAAAATTTAACACAAAACAAACTAGATGAACTTAAAAGAAATGTTGAAAACGCAAGAAGTGCTTTAGAATATTCAAAATTAAATCAGCAAATTGCAGAATTAAATGTTGCTAAATTTGAAAAACTAATTAAAAATAATTACACAGAGCAAAGTTATTTAACATTGCAACAAAAAGTTAATGAAATTAAGCAAAAGCTTTCTGATAATTCAATAAGCCCAACTCAATATGCGGATTTAAATAAAGAGTTCAATAAATTATTCGATCAGTTAGAAAAAACTGAGTTAGGTGCTTTAATCAATGAATACAATTCATTTAAAGAAACTAAATCATATCCTTTTATAGATAATTATGGATTTAACTGAAATAATTTATCTCAACCATTGAGTGAAAAAATATTAGAACTAGATAAAATTATTGAAGCAGAGAATGTTACAGAAGTTCAAGTTAGAACTATTCTAAATCAATTACAAGAAACTACTTTTAAAGCAATTAGTGATAGAGATGAAAAAATAAATTCATTAAAAACATTAGTTGAGAACACTAGAGATAATGAGGACAAACTTTTTACTGAGGAAACATTCGAAGTATACGCTTCTATAGTTAATGAAATTAAAAGTGTAATTAATTTAGATGATGTTTCCCCAGAGCAAATCGATTTATTAACATCTAAATTCAATGAGGCAAAAGAAGGTCTTAAGTTTGATGAAACAAAACTTAATGAAGCAAAAAGAAAAGCAAAAAATAGTCTAAATTCATTAGATGATAAAAAAGACTTTGCTGAAAAAATAGAGAATGCAACAACTGTAGCAGATGTTTCAAATATTATTGATTTAATACAAAATGAAATCATCAAACAAGAAGCATCTAGAAAAATTGAGAACTTTAAAAATAAATTAAATAATCTTGTGTCACGTGTTAAAAATAGTGAAGCAAAAAATGTTTTAAGCAATTTAATTGCAAGTATTGATAACGAAAAAGATTATGAAGATCTCAATGAAAGAATCCTTAACGAAATCAAAAATGAACTAGTACAAGAAATAGAAAAAGAACTACTTAAAGTAAAGAATGAAAGAAAAGTTTCTTTATTTAAGAAGAATCTTAAGGACGCTAATAGTATTTCAGATCTTGAATTCTTATTAGAAAAAATCAAACAAGAAAATGCAAAACCAATCGAAACTCCTAAAAATAAAAATAATGATAATAAAAAAGTTTCAAAATTAGGATTAATTATGGGAGCTTCAATAAGTTCTATCTTAATTATTTCAGGTATTGTTTATACATTTATTTTCAAAAGAAATAAAAAGTAA